One Rhizophagus irregularis chromosome 5, complete sequence DNA window includes the following coding sequences:
- a CDS encoding uncharacterized protein (SECRETED:cutsite_TNT-SR; SECRETED:prob_0.2383); SECRETED:SignalP(1-19), which produces MFFRVLGVTSLVAVVATNTSRVVHPQDRYHTKKEEQQTSNYNHNHYNVHPHYQFQYQLKPKYPAFTRYSQGVDIDPTNITKKSKSKRSKSNKRNTNRHL; this is translated from the exons ATGTTTTTCAGAGTCTTAGGAGTTACTTCACTTGTTGCAGTTGTCGCGACAAACACTTCAAGAGTCGTTCATCCACAGGATCGTTATCATACTAAAAA GGAAGAACAACAAACTTcaaattataatcataatcattataatgTTCATCCtcattatcaatttcaatatCAACTTAAACCAAAATATCCTGCATTCACAAGATATAGTCAAGGGGTAGACATTGATCCTACAAACATtaccaaaaaatcaaaatcaaaaagatCAAAGTCCAACAAGCGAAACACGAATAGACACctatga